In the genome of Candidatus Bathyarchaeota archaeon, one region contains:
- a CDS encoding KH domain-containing protein gives MAQLFVKIPHERIGVLIGRGGEVKEKIEENLGVRLEIDGKSGDVTISLKDSVTDPSNLFRAKDVVLAIGRGFSPERAYRLIEDEETVLTVIDLREFFGKSDSDIRRIKGRIIGKDGKTRKILEEMTETMISVYGHTVSIIGGVEQTETARRAIDLLIKGSQHSTVYKFLQKERHELKKRRLQLWQDSEEKDLIC, from the coding sequence GTGGCTCAGCTCTTCGTAAAGATACCGCATGAAAGGATAGGCGTCCTAATAGGGCGTGGCGGCGAGGTGAAAGAGAAAATTGAGGAAAATCTTGGCGTAAGGTTGGAGATTGATGGTAAGTCAGGCGATGTAACAATAAGCCTAAAAGATTCTGTAACAGACCCTTCTAATCTCTTTAGGGCGAAGGATGTTGTTCTTGCGATAGGCAGAGGGTTCTCGCCGGAACGCGCTTACAGGCTGATTGAGGATGAAGAGACAGTCCTCACGGTTATCGACCTTAGAGAATTCTTCGGAAAGTCTGACTCAGACATTAGGAGAATAAAGGGCAGAATAATCGGTAAGGATGGGAAGACTCGGAAAATTCTTGAAGAGATGACGGAGACGATGATCTCGGTCTACGGTCATACAGTGTCGATTATAGGTGGTGTCGAGCAGACGGAGACGGCGAGACGCGCAATAGACCTATTGATTAAGGGAAGCCAACATTCGACAGTCTATAAGTTCCTGCAGAAAGAGAGGCATGAACTGAAGAAGAGGCGGCTACAATTATGGCAGGATAGTGAAGAAAAGGATTTGATATGTTGA
- a CDS encoding serine protein kinase RIO — protein sequence MRKRLERKEKTYETSQLMKEKRSEEYEVLEEVFDKPTLMTIYEMMNHGIIGEIYGVVKAGKESRLYWGKSPEGEELAIKIYLTVSGEFRKGMLPYILGDPRFKNVKRDPRSLVYAWAKKEFKNLTDAYDAGVNVPKPFTVQNNVLVMEFIGENGVPAPLLKESKLKNPQVFYKKVLSQVRKLYLDAKLVHGDLSEYNIMVYGGKPVLFDISQAVNLEHPGAEQFLIRDVENLNRYFESIGVDVLSLEEALRRIKGGSALRKDTA from the coding sequence TTGAGGAAGAGACTTGAACGCAAAGAGAAGACCTATGAGACTTCCCAATTGATGAAGGAGAAAAGAAGCGAGGAGTACGAGGTTCTAGAAGAGGTTTTCGACAAGCCGACACTTATGACCATCTATGAGATGATGAACCATGGCATAATAGGTGAGATATACGGGGTTGTGAAAGCGGGTAAAGAGTCTAGGCTTTACTGGGGGAAGAGCCCAGAAGGAGAAGAATTGGCCATTAAAATATATTTGACTGTTTCCGGAGAGTTCAGGAAGGGAATGCTCCCATATATCCTAGGGGATCCCCGCTTCAAGAATGTAAAAAGAGATCCGAGATCCCTAGTATATGCATGGGCAAAGAAGGAATTCAAGAACCTAACAGACGCTTATGATGCTGGTGTAAACGTGCCTAAGCCATTCACCGTACAAAATAATGTCCTCGTGATGGAGTTTATCGGCGAGAACGGTGTCCCGGCCCCACTCCTTAAAGAGTCTAAACTGAAGAATCCGCAGGTCTTCTACAAAAAAGTCCTTTCGCAGGTAAGAAAACTATATTTAGACGCAAAACTTGTCCACGGAGACCTCAGCGAATACAACATTATGGTTTATGGAGGAAAACCAGTCCTTTTTGACATTTCGCAGGCGGTTAATCTTGAGCATCCCGGAGCAGAACAGTTTTTAATCAGAGATGTTGAGAATCTTAACCGTTACTTCGAAAGTATAGGCGTTGACGTTCTGAGCCTAGAAGAGGCATTAAGGAGGATTAAAGGTGGCTCAGCTCTTCGTAAAGATACCGCATGA
- the eif1A gene encoding translation initiation factor eIF-1A, whose amino-acid sequence MGKKKVISEENLEELVMPAETDVLGIATKLLGYDRVLVKCQDGYERVCRIRGKMKRRVWIRVGDVVLVSPWDFQSESRGDLIWRYTKGQAEYLRKIGLLKL is encoded by the coding sequence TTGGGAAAAAAGAAAGTCATAAGCGAAGAGAACCTTGAGGAACTCGTTATGCCAGCTGAGACAGACGTCTTGGGCATAGCGACGAAGCTCTTAGGTTACGATCGGGTTCTAGTCAAGTGTCAAGATGGGTACGAACGTGTTTGTAGGATAAGAGGCAAGATGAAGAGAAGGGTTTGGATCAGGGTTGGGGATGTTGTTCTCGTTTCACCCTGGGACTTCCAGTCTGAGAGTCGAGGCGATCTTATATGGCGGTACACCAAGGGGCAAGCTGAGTACCTTAGGAAGATAGGACTGTTGAAACTCTAA
- a CDS encoding replication factor C small subunit has translation MWTEKYRPKTLDDIVNQEEIVSRLKSFVKAKNVPHCIFAGPPGTGKTTAALCLAHDLYGETYRDHIMELNASDDRGINVVRETVKTFARTKSIGEVTFKILILDEADNMTSDAQQALRRTMERYTETARFILIANYSGKIIEPIQSRCAPFRFTYLSPEVIAKRIKYICEMEGIQISDDGIEAVLEIGGGDLRRTINVLQTASSVGKPIDAETVYSVVGRANPYDVREMMLTALNGDFIEARNKLREMILKYGLAGSDIITQIHSEIYRLNVPDKWKVRLADIVGEIDYRLIQGSNEEIQLAALLAKLVEVGYEVKRGL, from the coding sequence ATGTGGACAGAGAAGTATAGGCCTAAGACCCTGGACGATATCGTTAACCAAGAGGAAATCGTCAGCCGTTTAAAGAGTTTCGTCAAGGCCAAGAATGTTCCACATTGCATATTTGCCGGTCCTCCTGGAACTGGAAAGACCACGGCAGCTTTATGCCTGGCGCATGACCTTTACGGAGAGACTTACCGCGACCATATTATGGAGCTTAATGCGAGCGATGACAGGGGCATTAATGTGGTCAGGGAGACTGTCAAAACATTTGCCCGCACCAAATCGATCGGCGAAGTTACCTTCAAGATACTAATCTTGGACGAAGCGGATAACATGACATCAGACGCTCAGCAGGCGTTGAGAAGAACCATGGAGCGATATACTGAGACCGCGCGTTTTATCTTGATCGCAAACTATAGCGGAAAGATAATTGAGCCAATCCAGTCCAGATGCGCGCCCTTCAGATTCACATATCTGTCTCCAGAAGTCATAGCTAAAAGGATCAAATACATCTGCGAAATGGAAGGCATCCAAATTTCCGATGATGGAATTGAAGCTGTTCTCGAAATTGGAGGTGGAGACCTGAGACGGACGATTAATGTTCTTCAAACAGCCTCGTCGGTTGGTAAGCCAATCGACGCCGAAACCGTATATTCAGTGGTAGGCAGGGCCAACCCTTACGATGTTAGGGAGATGATGCTAACCGCCCTTAATGGAGATTTTATTGAGGCTAGAAACAAGCTTAGGGAGATGATACTTAAATACGGTTTGGCTGGCAGCGACATTATAACGCAGATTCACAGCGAGATATATAGATTGAATGTCCCGGACAAATGGAAGGTTAGGCTTGCAGACATAGTAGGCGAAATTGACTATAGACTCATACAGGGATCTAATGAAGAGATTCAGTTAGCTGCACTTTTAGCTAAACTTGTGGAAGTCGGCTATGAAGTGAAGAGAGGACTGTAA
- a CDS encoding replication factor C large subunit: MHLPWTVKYKPKTLTEVIGNEDAKRKVLEWIKSWERNIPKKRALFIYGPPGVGKTAAVEALANDLNMELVQSNASDYRTAEDVERFVGRAAQLGTLFGKRRLILFDEIDGISGTEDRGGLHLITQIINKTSSPIIVIANNAYDQRFATLRNMTELVEFKKPARTEIEKHLKRICNLEGIEADASAIRFIAERADGDVRSAVNDLQALAQGWRTLTYDDVSWLAPRDRKDVIFNVLRNILYAKDVITAKRAVDMADVDPDMLFEWVYENIPYHIKDPKELSSAMNMMALADIYRNRIRATQNWSLMRYYLDFMTAGVSVAWSKKASGWVPFKFPTRISQMSSSKVDRTMLAEIGMKIRRRCHISAARAIKEVLPFLRIIFKNNPKMGKEIANWLGLSEEMINYIAG; encoded by the coding sequence TTGCATCTGCCATGGACTGTGAAATATAAGCCTAAGACGCTCACCGAAGTTATTGGGAACGAGGATGCAAAAAGAAAGGTGCTGGAATGGATAAAATCCTGGGAAAGAAATATTCCGAAAAAAAGAGCCCTATTCATATACGGGCCTCCAGGAGTTGGAAAGACAGCCGCTGTTGAGGCGTTAGCAAACGACTTGAACATGGAGCTTGTACAAAGTAACGCCAGCGATTACAGAACGGCTGAGGATGTTGAAAGGTTTGTGGGAAGAGCAGCCCAGCTCGGGACGCTCTTCGGCAAGAGGAGACTCATACTCTTCGACGAAATCGATGGGATCTCAGGCACTGAGGATCGAGGGGGGCTTCATTTGATAACCCAGATCATCAATAAGACATCTTCGCCAATCATAGTGATTGCCAACAATGCTTATGACCAGAGATTTGCAACCTTAAGGAATATGACTGAACTTGTGGAATTTAAGAAGCCAGCCAGAACCGAGATTGAAAAGCATCTAAAAAGAATCTGCAACCTAGAGGGAATAGAGGCTGATGCCTCGGCAATTCGGTTTATTGCTGAGCGGGCCGATGGAGATGTCAGATCAGCCGTCAATGATCTTCAAGCATTAGCCCAAGGCTGGAGAACATTAACTTATGACGACGTATCTTGGCTTGCACCGAGAGACCGAAAAGACGTAATCTTTAATGTGCTCAGAAACATACTCTATGCGAAGGACGTGATTACGGCAAAAAGAGCCGTTGACATGGCTGATGTCGACCCAGATATGCTCTTTGAATGGGTATACGAGAATATACCTTACCATATAAAGGACCCTAAGGAACTTTCATCAGCAATGAACATGATGGCACTCGCGGACATTTATCGGAATAGGATAAGGGCTACCCAGAACTGGTCTCTTATGCGATACTATCTCGACTTCATGACAGCCGGGGTATCCGTAGCATGGAGCAAGAAGGCATCTGGCTGGGTTCCATTTAAGTTTCCAACCCGGATCAGCCAGATGTCATCCTCCAAAGTCGACAGAACAATGCTTGCCGAGATAGGAATGAAAATCCGCAGGAGATGCCATATATCTGCAGCCCGCGCTATAAAAGAGGTTTTACCTTTTCTCAGAATCATATTCAAGAATAATCCCAAAATGGGAAAAGAAATTGCCAATTGGCTGGGTCTGAGTGAAGAGATGATCAATTATATAGCTGGTTGA
- a CDS encoding molybdenum cofactor biosynthesis protein MoaB, which produces MSAVSEKHKFEAPKTVNFCILICSSSRYEKLMRGELPEDESGDLIIQILRRHGHRIVSRKVLPDDREQIQRAVLKALKSRKVDAIITCGGTGISPRDVTIEAVRLVLDKELEGFGEIFRRLSYDAIGSAAILSRALAGVSSKKVIFCIPGSPQAVSIAVENLIAPEVGHILAHAREE; this is translated from the coding sequence TTGAGCGCTGTCTCTGAGAAACACAAATTTGAGGCTCCCAAGACTGTAAACTTTTGTATACTAATCTGCAGTTCTTCGCGATATGAGAAACTAATGAGGGGAGAGCTCCCTGAAGATGAATCAGGGGATCTGATAATCCAGATTCTAAGAAGACACGGTCACAGGATAGTTTCACGTAAAGTTCTGCCAGATGATCGGGAGCAGATTCAGCGAGCGGTTCTTAAGGCCTTAAAATCTCGGAAAGTAGACGCAATAATCACTTGCGGTGGAACAGGAATCTCGCCTAGAGACGTAACGATCGAAGCAGTAAGACTTGTCCTAGATAAGGAGTTGGAAGGGTTCGGGGAGATATTTAGACGCTTAAGCTATGACGCCATCGGCTCAGCCGCGATTTTGAGCAGGGCGTTAGCAGGAGTCTCGTCGAAGAAGGTTATATTTTGTATTCCCGGCTCCCCACAAGCTGTTTCAATAGCGGTGGAGAATCTTATTGCGCCAGAAGTCGGGCACATTTTGGCTCATGCACGTGAAGAATGA
- the moaC gene encoding cyclic pyranopterin monophosphate synthase MoaC, producing the protein MVDITHKPEIFREAAAKGQIKLRPETINLIREGKIEKGDPLYVARISGILAAKKTSSLIPLCHPIPLTNVDVKVSIVDDTTVEVESTVKTNAKTGVEMEALVATAIALLTVWDMTKQYEKDMMGQYPLTSIQEIRVTRKMKE; encoded by the coding sequence ATGGTGGACATTACGCATAAGCCTGAAATTTTCAGAGAGGCTGCGGCGAAGGGGCAAATAAAGCTTAGGCCTGAAACTATTAACCTGATTAGAGAGGGAAAAATAGAGAAGGGAGACCCGCTCTATGTCGCAAGAATATCGGGGATTTTGGCGGCCAAGAAGACTAGCTCCCTAATTCCCCTCTGCCATCCAATTCCCTTAACAAACGTCGATGTGAAGGTTAGTATTGTGGATGACACCACTGTTGAGGTGGAGTCTACTGTGAAGACTAATGCTAAGACTGGAGTTGAGATGGAGGCGTTGGTCGCAACAGCAATAGCACTGCTGACCGTCTGGGATATGACAAAACAGTACGAAAAAGATATGATGGGACAGTACCCTTTAACATCAATCCAAGAAATACGGGTCACGCGAAAAATGAAGGAATAA